The Pseudanabaena sp. BC1403 genome has a window encoding:
- a CDS encoding type II toxin-antitoxin system VapC family toxin, which translates to MSFQYLLDTNTLSEPARLIPNANVLHKLEVCQSEIVTASIVVHELMYGCLRLPESRKREALWNYIQESVLSLPVFNYDRDAAEWHARERARLAKMGKTPAFADGQIASIAHVNNLILVTNNVADFQFFDGLRIENWFLE; encoded by the coding sequence ATGAGCTTTCAATATTTGCTTGATACTAATACGCTTTCGGAACCAGCAAGACTTATTCCCAATGCGAATGTTTTACATAAGCTAGAAGTTTGTCAATCGGAAATTGTTACTGCGAGTATTGTTGTGCATGAGCTTATGTACGGTTGTTTGCGATTGCCAGAATCTAGAAAGCGAGAAGCTCTTTGGAATTATATTCAGGAGTCGGTATTGAGTTTGCCAGTGTTTAATTACGATCGCGATGCGGCGGAGTGGCACGCAAGGGAGAGAGCAAGGTTAGCGAAGATGGGTAAGACTCCTGCTTTTGCGGATGGGCAAATTGCGAGTATTGCTCATGTCAATAATTTGATTTTGGTAACTAACAATGTTGCAGATTTTCAGTTTTTCGATGGTTTAAGAATTGAAAATTGGTTTCTAGAATAA
- a CDS encoding DNA-binding transcriptional regulator: MKKSAILEAVHETAKGLHQAGVMDQVTLREFDRLCLPPVEPLQPEQIRQIREACRVSQAVFASLLNTSVSTVQKWEIGQKRPSGTALKLLHLVKNRGLEIITF; the protein is encoded by the coding sequence ATGAAAAAATCAGCAATTCTTGAAGCGGTGCATGAAACTGCTAAGGGGCTACATCAGGCTGGTGTGATGGATCAAGTTACTTTACGCGAGTTCGATCGCTTGTGTTTGCCGCCAGTGGAACCGTTGCAGCCTGAGCAAATTAGGCAAATTCGAGAAGCTTGTCGAGTGAGTCAGGCGGTGTTTGCTTCTTTGCTAAATACGAGTGTGTCAACGGTGCAGAAGTGGGAGATCGGACAGAAGCGACCAAGTGGAACTGCGCTAAAGTTGTTACATCTGGTCAAAAATCGCGGTTTAGAAATCATCACTTTTTAG
- a CDS encoding type II toxin-antitoxin system RelE/ParE family toxin translates to MRSYKTRWFDRWARKQGLNNLSLCLAVREMMEGLYEADLGGGLVKKRVARTGQGKSGGFRTLVATNKGDRWIFVFGFAKSDRGNINKQEEEALKKLSNHLLGLSVEDLAIAQRNDELIEVLCDEKISNS, encoded by the coding sequence ATGAGGAGCTATAAAACTCGTTGGTTCGACCGTTGGGCGCGAAAGCAAGGGCTAAATAATCTTAGTCTATGTTTAGCTGTGCGAGAAATGATGGAAGGGCTATATGAGGCAGATCTGGGTGGTGGATTAGTCAAAAAACGAGTTGCACGAACTGGACAGGGTAAAAGTGGAGGTTTTCGGACATTAGTTGCTACAAATAAAGGCGATCGCTGGATTTTTGTATTTGGTTTTGCTAAGAGTGATCGCGGCAATATCAATAAACAGGAAGAGGAAGCTTTGAAGAAATTGTCTAATCATCTTCTGGGATTATCGGTAGAGGATTTGGCTATTGCTCAGCGTAATGATGAATTAATAGAGGTACTTTGTGATGAAAAAATCAGCAATTCTTGA
- a CDS encoding DUF5615 family PIN-like protein, with translation MKFLIDMNLSPDWVNYFAASGIEAIYWSRVGSAQVKHIALSAIVK, from the coding sequence ATGAAGTTTTTGATTGATATGAATTTGTCGCCTGATTGGGTAAATTATTTTGCAGCGTCAGGAATAGAAGCGATATATTGGTCGAGAGTGGGTAGCGCACAGGTAAAACATATAGCACTTAGTGCTATAGTAAAGTAA
- a CDS encoding DUF433 domain-containing protein translates to MKYLARITLDSQVMGGKPCIRGMRVTVGTLVGLLAVGHSVEEILNAYPYLEKEDIMAALSYAAWRSEEVEVALVSA, encoded by the coding sequence ATGAAATATTTAGCGCGAATTACCTTGGATTCTCAAGTGATGGGCGGTAAACCTTGCATTCGTGGAATGCGGGTGACTGTGGGCACATTGGTTGGACTATTGGCAGTTGGACATTCGGTTGAAGAAATTTTAAATGCTTATCCTTATTTAGAGAAAGAGGATATTATGGCGGCGTTGTCCTATGCAGCTTGGCGGTCTGAGGAGGTTGAGGTCGCTTTGGTGTCGGCATGA
- a CDS encoding type II toxin-antitoxin system PemK/MazF family toxin, whose amino-acid sequence MQEGNIILTPIPQSDGVTKKRPALILREMPKYKDFLVCGISTQLKQYIPNFDEIITENDEDFESSGLITASVIRLGFLTVIPNRNVIGSTGKISSARYQRLLSNLIQHLTQSSVSK is encoded by the coding sequence ATGCAGGAAGGTAATATCATTCTAACGCCTATCCCACAATCTGATGGTGTAACCAAAAAGCGTCCTGCCCTGATTCTTAGAGAAATGCCAAAATATAAGGATTTCTTAGTTTGTGGCATCAGCACTCAACTCAAGCAATATATCCCCAACTTTGACGAAATTATCACTGAAAACGATGAAGATTTTGAATCAAGTGGTCTAATTACTGCATCCGTTATCCGCTTAGGCTTTTTGACAGTTATACCAAATAGAAATGTAATTGGTTCGACTGGTAAAATTTCATCAGCGAGATATCAAAGACTTCTAAGCAACTTGATTCAACATTTGACACAATCTTCAGTATCCAAATAA
- a CDS encoding murein L,D-transpeptidase family protein: MLQKKFLGYLVVLASLSCLYAIANPHIFELPCITDCEARAANEFLNKDKAIADLINLKKLDKKAIKLVVEKSKYKLTVYYQNKPIKSYAIVLGGNPKDDKLRQGDKRTPEGIFRVKDLYYHSEWSKFIWLDYPNQDSWRKFAQAQARGEVTAKDGIGDEIGIHGVEKGTDWLIDRKINWTLGCVSLKNKDVDEIYSLLQKGTTIEILH; encoded by the coding sequence ATGTTACAGAAGAAATTTTTAGGTTACTTAGTTGTACTGGCTAGCTTGAGCTGTCTCTATGCGATCGCTAATCCTCATATTTTTGAACTGCCATGTATCACAGACTGTGAAGCAAGGGCAGCAAATGAATTTCTCAACAAAGATAAGGCGATCGCGGATTTAATTAATCTCAAAAAACTCGATAAAAAGGCGATCAAACTCGTTGTAGAAAAATCTAAATATAAGCTGACTGTCTATTACCAAAACAAGCCGATTAAATCCTATGCGATCGTTTTGGGCGGTAATCCTAAGGATGATAAATTGCGTCAAGGCGATAAGCGCACCCCAGAGGGAATATTTCGAGTTAAAGATCTTTATTACCATTCGGAATGGTCAAAATTTATCTGGTTGGACTATCCCAATCAGGATTCATGGCGCAAATTTGCTCAGGCTCAGGCTAGAGGTGAGGTAACTGCAAAAGATGGTATTGGCGACGAGATTGGAATTCATGGTGTAGAGAAGGGGACTGATTGGCTGATTGATCGCAAAATCAACTGGACTTTAGGCTGTGTGTCTTTAAAAAACAAGGATGTTGATGAAATTTATTCTTTGTTGCAAAAGGGAACAACTATTGAGATTCTCCATTGA
- a CDS encoding branched-chain amino acid ABC transporter permease, which yields MAEFFNTYGFLIVSAIFGATLGISVYLPLMAGQLSLATPGFYALGGYIAAIASTKILTTTTGTLPVWWVLLEMLAAGLISGLLAVILGIPVLRLRGIYLAIATIAFVEILRVVALNLDITGGAVGIFGIPQPFQSPLEYLWIALPLLGLSMAFMYRLEKIRVGRALIAIREDELAADSMGINPTYYKVLAFTLAAILAGMVGAVSAHFLNTWNARQGTFDASIIFLAFVLIGGSRTFLGPVVGGIVLTALPEVLRGFSSVNGVPVWLGQFLKDGRLIIFGVLIVIGTIFYPKGIITPEFLGWCKRTTKKVLAKNKQGA from the coding sequence ATGGCTGAATTTTTTAACACCTACGGTTTTTTGATTGTATCGGCAATTTTTGGTGCAACCCTTGGGATTTCTGTCTATTTGCCGTTGATGGCTGGGCAGCTATCATTAGCAACACCAGGATTTTATGCCCTAGGTGGATATATTGCCGCGATCGCCTCTACAAAAATTTTAACAACAACAACAGGGACTTTGCCAGTCTGGTGGGTATTGCTAGAAATGTTGGCGGCAGGATTGATATCAGGACTCTTGGCAGTGATTTTAGGAATTCCTGTGTTGCGATTGCGGGGGATTTATTTGGCGATTGCTACAATTGCCTTTGTCGAGATTTTGCGAGTAGTTGCTCTCAATCTTGATATTACTGGTGGTGCAGTGGGGATTTTTGGGATTCCGCAGCCGTTTCAGTCACCCTTAGAATATCTCTGGATTGCTCTGCCATTATTGGGATTGAGTATGGCATTTATGTATCGTCTGGAAAAAATTCGAGTTGGGCGGGCACTAATTGCGATTCGTGAAGATGAATTAGCAGCAGATTCGATGGGAATCAACCCCACTTATTACAAGGTCTTAGCCTTTACTCTAGCCGCAATTTTGGCTGGTATGGTGGGAGCCGTAAGCGCTCATTTTTTGAATACATGGAATGCTCGTCAAGGAACCTTTGATGCCAGTATTATTTTCTTAGCTTTTGTATTAATTGGTGGTTCGCGCACTTTTTTGGGGCCCGTGGTCGGGGGGATTGTGCTAACGGCTTTACCTGAGGTTTTACGAGGATTTTCAAGTGTTAATGGTGTTCCTGTATGGTTAGGGCAATTTCTTAAAGATGGACGCTTAATTATTTTTGGGGTTTTGATTGTGATTGGAACAATTTTCTATCCTAAGGGGATCATTACTCCAGAGTTCTTAGGTTGGTGCAAACGCACAACTAAAAAAGTACTTGCCAAAAATAAGCAAGGTGCTTAA
- a CDS encoding GuaB3 family IMP dehydrogenase-related protein: protein MDIQIGRGKTARRAYGIDEIALVPGGKTLDPNVANTFWEVGGIRREIPIIASAMDGVIDVDMAVRLSELGALGVINLDGIQTRYDDPTPILEKIASVGVNEFVALMQQLYAEPVKAELIQKRIREIKEKGGIACASSIPVNAFKYGAIAAEAGCDLFFLQSTVVSTTHIAAEGLVSLDLAKFCREMPIPVLMGNCVTYDVTLELLRAGAAGVLVGIGPGAACTSRGVLGVGIPQATAVADCAAAREDFFKETGKYVPIIADGGLITGGDICKSIACGADAVMIGSPFARAKEAPGRGFHWGMATPSPVLPRGTRIRVGTTGSLEQILRGPAGLDDGTHNLLGALKTSMGTLGAATIREMQQVEVVIAPSLLTEGKVYQKAQQLGMGK, encoded by the coding sequence GTGGACATTCAAATTGGGCGTGGTAAAACTGCACGCAGAGCCTATGGCATCGACGAAATTGCATTAGTGCCAGGGGGCAAGACTCTCGATCCCAACGTTGCCAATACATTTTGGGAAGTTGGAGGAATTCGTCGCGAAATTCCGATTATTGCTAGTGCAATGGATGGTGTAATCGATGTTGATATGGCGGTAAGACTCTCGGAGTTAGGTGCATTAGGGGTAATCAATCTTGATGGTATCCAAACCCGCTATGACGATCCGACTCCAATTTTAGAAAAAATTGCCTCAGTGGGAGTTAATGAGTTTGTAGCGCTTATGCAACAACTCTATGCCGAACCTGTAAAGGCTGAACTCATTCAAAAACGTATTCGCGAAATTAAAGAAAAAGGTGGTATTGCTTGCGCCAGTAGCATTCCTGTTAACGCCTTTAAATATGGTGCGATCGCTGCTGAAGCTGGTTGCGACCTATTTTTCTTACAATCCACAGTCGTCTCTACTACTCACATTGCCGCCGAAGGACTAGTCTCCCTCGATCTCGCTAAATTCTGCCGAGAAATGCCGATCCCTGTCTTGATGGGTAACTGCGTCACTTACGATGTCACCCTAGAACTTTTAAGAGCAGGTGCAGCGGGTGTACTTGTTGGTATTGGTCCTGGAGCCGCATGTACATCTAGAGGGGTGCTTGGTGTAGGTATTCCTCAAGCCACAGCGGTAGCAGACTGTGCAGCCGCCCGTGAAGACTTTTTTAAAGAAACTGGCAAGTATGTACCAATCATTGCCGATGGCGGCTTGATTACTGGGGGTGATATTTGCAAATCGATCGCCTGTGGAGCCGATGCCGTAATGATCGGATCTCCCTTTGCTAGAGCCAAAGAAGCACCAGGTCGTGGCTTTCATTGGGGGATGGCAACACCGAGTCCTGTATTGCCTCGCGGAACCAGAATTCGAGTTGGTACAACAGGCTCACTAGAACAAATTTTGCGTGGCCCAGCGGGACTTGACGATGGCACTCACAACCTCTTAGGAGCACTTAAAACCAGTATGGGAACTCTAGGAGCGGCAACTATCCGAGAAATGCAACAGGTTGAAGTAGTAATTGCGCCATCACTTTTAACTGAGGGTAAAGTTTACCAAAAAGCCCAACAGCTTGGTATGGGCAAATAA
- a CDS encoding response regulator → MPKILLVEDNEMNRDMLSRRLVRRGFDVVVAVDGAAGVITAQAELPDLIVMDMSLPVLDGWEATKRLKQITATQNIPIIGCSAHAMVGDRERGIEAGCDDYDTKPIEFARLLGKIEHLLKKYVRN, encoded by the coding sequence ATGCCCAAAATCCTGCTGGTAGAAGATAATGAGATGAATCGCGATATGCTATCACGCAGACTAGTACGTCGCGGGTTTGATGTTGTAGTTGCCGTTGATGGTGCGGCGGGGGTAATAACTGCCCAAGCAGAACTACCTGATCTTATTGTTATGGATATGAGTCTACCAGTATTAGATGGGTGGGAAGCTACAAAACGATTGAAGCAAATAACTGCTACTCAAAATATTCCTATTATTGGTTGCTCAGCACATGCTATGGTCGGCGATCGCGAAAGAGGGATTGAAGCTGGTTGTGATGATTACGACACCAAACCCATAGAGTTTGCACGACTATTAGGAAAAATTGAGCATCTATTAAAAAAGTATGTCAGAAATTAA
- a CDS encoding diguanylate cyclase domain-containing protein has protein sequence MSEINEAKLLVIDDDPMNREILYRHLRNLGYSDITLTDGGKSGLEIVASNSIDLILLDMMMPVMNGLETLTHLKANFQSRVIPVIIISALDEKEMMLNCIQKGAEDYLIKPYDRVLLKARVSACLEKKILHDREVLNNQKLEAAYKELAIAYHDLEVVKNELEALSHRDGLTGIANRRYFDTTLEREWNAAHREKKRLSLILFDIDYFKKYNDTYGHLAGDDCLCQVAITASQVIKRPRDTLARYGGEEFAIILPDTNEVGAAFCAEQIRYAIENLNISHSSSQINSCVTASIGTSTICPHEQISTAQQLIKEADLALYQAKREGRNCVKVWSTN, from the coding sequence ATGTCAGAAATTAACGAGGCAAAGTTATTAGTTATTGATGATGATCCGATGAATCGAGAGATTCTCTATCGCCATTTAAGAAACTTAGGATATTCAGATATTACTTTGACTGATGGGGGCAAAAGTGGACTAGAAATAGTTGCCTCGAATTCAATAGATTTAATCTTGCTGGATATGATGATGCCAGTAATGAATGGTTTAGAAACACTAACTCACCTTAAAGCCAATTTCCAATCGCGGGTGATTCCAGTAATTATTATTTCTGCGTTAGATGAAAAAGAAATGATGCTTAATTGTATTCAAAAGGGGGCTGAAGATTACTTGATCAAGCCCTACGATCGCGTTCTTCTCAAAGCAAGGGTAAGTGCTTGTCTTGAGAAGAAAATATTGCACGATCGCGAAGTCTTAAATAATCAGAAACTAGAGGCAGCGTATAAAGAGCTCGCCATTGCATATCATGATTTAGAAGTTGTTAAAAATGAGTTAGAAGCACTATCGCATCGCGATGGATTAACTGGTATTGCCAATCGCCGCTACTTTGATACTACACTCGAAAGAGAATGGAACGCAGCCCATAGAGAAAAAAAACGTCTCTCTCTCATATTATTTGATATAGACTATTTTAAGAAATATAATGATACCTATGGACATCTAGCGGGAGATGACTGTCTATGTCAGGTGGCAATTACTGCTTCGCAGGTGATCAAACGCCCTAGGGATACGTTAGCAAGGTATGGAGGTGAAGAGTTTGCAATAATTTTGCCTGATACGAATGAAGTAGGAGCCGCGTTTTGTGCTGAACAAATTCGTTATGCTATTGAAAACCTCAATATAAGTCATAGCTCTTCACAGATAAATTCTTGTGTTACCGCTAGTATAGGAACGTCAACTATCTGCCCTCATGAACAAATTTCCACAGCGCAACAATTAATTAAAGAAGCGGACTTAGCCCTGTATCAGGCAAAACGAGAGGGGAGAAATTGCGTAAAAGTATGGTCAACGAACTGA
- a CDS encoding PleD family two-component system response regulator, giving the protein MGIQNFQVLIVDDNEINRDMLARRLHRRDFNLSMAVDGREALSMIQVNLYDLILLDIMMPEIDGYAVLKYLKENSRFRDIPVIMISAIEEMDSVMKCMEIGADDYLTKPFDPEMLKAAINRCLPDRGKYSNTPPIPNQQVSGLSSPSFANFSAQSSEFKLPEDTTRGTSTSSISIDEVVYRIMQSGTISRKGYLYFSKAIFNALFENSGLTDQEVYQIYSVFDAIQSGKVRVGE; this is encoded by the coding sequence ATGGGAATTCAAAATTTTCAAGTATTGATTGTTGATGACAATGAAATAAATCGCGATATGCTTGCTCGACGTTTGCATAGAAGAGATTTTAATTTGTCAATGGCTGTTGATGGACGAGAAGCTTTGTCAATGATTCAAGTAAATCTCTATGATCTGATCTTACTGGACATCATGATGCCTGAAATTGATGGATATGCAGTTCTCAAATATTTGAAAGAAAACTCAAGATTCCGAGACATTCCTGTAATTATGATTTCAGCGATCGAAGAGATGGACAGCGTCATGAAATGTATGGAAATAGGAGCTGATGACTACCTTACTAAGCCATTCGATCCTGAGATGTTAAAAGCCGCAATTAATCGTTGTCTACCTGACAGGGGGAAATATTCAAATACTCCGCCAATTCCCAATCAACAAGTTTCTGGATTATCTAGTCCTAGTTTTGCAAATTTTAGTGCACAAAGTTCTGAGTTTAAATTACCCGAAGATACGACTCGTGGGACTTCAACCTCATCAATTAGCATTGATGAGGTTGTCTATCGTATTATGCAGTCAGGAACGATTAGCCGAAAAGGATATTTGTATTTTAGTAAAGCAATTTTCAATGCTTTATTTGAGAATTCAGGATTAACTGATCAAGAGGTTTATCAAATTTACTCAGTATTTGATGCAATTCAATCAGGAAAAGTTAGAGTAGGTGAATGA
- a CDS encoding HHL1-like protein has translation MSETKASGFGQVSGQPKKKKKSPNKREAAASRYDEMKDKGLPEFNIFIRIKGKEWVPAGSMAVERSNKISQAIFQQEAELLKGAIRLYPILRKFKDNLEYGYRLKDFPDEEVTVAVLPDPTIGDRVKYAFAKAKEYFNSITKKK, from the coding sequence ATGTCTGAAACTAAGGCATCAGGGTTTGGGCAAGTCTCTGGGCAGCCCAAGAAAAAGAAGAAATCTCCAAACAAGCGTGAGGCTGCTGCTAGTAGATATGATGAGATGAAGGACAAGGGTTTACCTGAGTTCAACATTTTTATCCGCATCAAGGGGAAGGAATGGGTTCCTGCGGGTTCGATGGCAGTAGAACGTAGTAATAAAATTAGTCAGGCTATATTTCAACAGGAAGCAGAATTGTTGAAGGGCGCAATTCGTTTGTATCCTATCTTGCGGAAGTTCAAAGATAATCTGGAATATGGCTATCGTCTGAAAGATTTTCCTGATGAGGAAGTTACAGTTGCAGTTTTACCTGATCCAACAATTGGCGATAGAGTGAAGTATGCTTTTGCTAAGGCTAAGGAATACTTCAACAGCATAACTAAAAAGAAATAA
- a CDS encoding glutamyl-tRNA reductase, with translation MNIAVVGLSHKTATVEVREKLSIPEDRMEAAIAQLMSYPSIEEAAILSTCNRLELYVVTSEAESGIREIMQFLSEFSQLPLQFLRRYLFILLRQDAVTHLMRVASGLDSLVLGEGQILAQVKNTHRLAQQHNGAGRILNQLFKQSLSAGKRVRTETEIGTGAVSISSAAVELAQIKLQNLSDKHTTIIGAGKMSRLLVKHLISKGAQKIAIVNRSRDRAAAMLKEFETSDAEFDIRPLDQMLDCMAISDLVFTSTASTEVILSRQNLEAIARNHTGLTLIDISVPRNISSDVKELPNTRAFNVDDLQAVVAGNQESRRQMAMQAEILLEGCVAEFDMWWRSLETVPTISKLRQKLEIIREQEMEKALSRLGNDFADKHQDVIESMTRGIINKILHDPMVQLRAQQDIETRRRAMQMLQVLFDLDSPSSQLKEG, from the coding sequence ATGAATATTGCAGTTGTTGGCTTGAGTCACAAAACCGCGACTGTGGAAGTACGGGAAAAGTTGAGCATTCCCGAAGATCGCATGGAAGCTGCGATCGCTCAACTAATGAGCTATCCGAGTATAGAAGAAGCTGCTATCTTAAGCACCTGTAACCGCTTAGAGTTATATGTGGTTACTAGCGAAGCCGAAAGTGGTATTCGCGAAATTATGCAGTTTCTTTCTGAGTTTAGCCAACTACCTCTACAGTTCCTACGTCGCTATCTGTTTATTCTGCTCCGTCAAGATGCCGTGACTCACCTGATGCGAGTTGCTTCGGGTTTAGATAGTCTGGTGCTTGGCGAGGGACAAATTCTCGCACAAGTCAAAAATACGCATCGGCTCGCCCAGCAACATAATGGTGCAGGTCGGATTCTCAATCAACTTTTTAAACAATCTTTGTCAGCGGGTAAGCGAGTTCGGACTGAGACCGAAATTGGAACGGGTGCGGTGTCGATCAGTTCTGCTGCGGTGGAGCTTGCTCAAATCAAGTTACAAAATTTATCTGATAAGCACACGACAATTATCGGTGCAGGCAAAATGTCTCGCCTGTTGGTGAAACATTTAATTTCTAAAGGAGCACAAAAAATTGCGATCGTAAATCGATCGCGCGATCGCGCTGCGGCGATGCTCAAAGAATTTGAGACTAGCGATGCAGAATTTGATATCCGTCCATTGGATCAAATGTTAGATTGTATGGCAATTTCCGATCTTGTATTTACCAGTACTGCTTCGACTGAAGTGATTCTTAGCCGCCAAAATCTCGAAGCGATCGCCCGAAATCACACTGGTTTGACCCTTATTGATATTTCTGTACCCCGCAATATCAGTTCTGATGTTAAAGAGCTACCAAACACTAGAGCTTTCAACGTCGATGATTTGCAAGCAGTGGTAGCAGGAAATCAAGAAAGCCGCCGTCAAATGGCGATGCAAGCTGAGATTTTGTTGGAAGGTTGTGTGGCTGAGTTTGATATGTGGTGGCGATCGCTAGAGACTGTACCCACGATCAGCAAGCTCCGTCAAAAGCTAGAAATCATTCGCGAGCAAGAAATGGAAAAAGCTCTATCTCGTCTCGGTAATGACTTCGCGGACAAACATCAAGATGTAATCGAGAGTATGACTCGTGGCATCATCAACAAGATCTTGCATGATCCGATGGTTCAGTTACGTGCTCAACAAGACATTGAGACGCGCCGCCGTGCAATGCAAATGTTACAAGTACTTTTCGACCTAGATTCGCCATCTAGCCAACTCAAAGAAGGGTAA
- the glpX gene encoding class II fructose-bisphosphatase: MDSTISLEIIEVVEQAAIASSKWMGLGKKDEADEAAVEAMRERMNKIHMRGRIVIGEGERDEAPMLYIGEEVGICTQENAAEFCTIEELQEIDIAVDPCEGTNLVAYGQNGSMAVLAISERGGLFQAPDFYMDKLAAPPAAKGHVDIRNTPTKNLQILSECLGRAIEELVVVVMDRPRHKSLISEIRAAGARVRLISDGDVSAAICCGFAGTNIHALMGIGAAPEGVISAAAMRCLGGHFQGRLVYDPAEVNTPESAKWTREGNLLRLKEMGIEDGDKVYDANELACGKDVLFAGCGITPGTLMEGVRFFAGGCRTQSLVISTQSKTARFVDTIHLTSDKPKTINLR, from the coding sequence ATGGATAGTACAATCAGTCTTGAGATTATTGAGGTTGTTGAGCAAGCAGCGATCGCATCTTCAAAGTGGATGGGTTTGGGCAAAAAAGACGAAGCCGACGAAGCCGCAGTTGAAGCAATGCGCGAACGTATGAACAAGATTCATATGCGCGGACGTATCGTCATTGGCGAAGGTGAGAGAGACGAAGCACCTATGCTATACATCGGCGAAGAAGTTGGTATCTGCACACAGGAAAACGCTGCCGAATTCTGTACAATCGAAGAATTACAAGAAATCGATATCGCTGTTGACCCTTGCGAAGGCACAAACCTCGTTGCTTACGGTCAAAATGGCTCAATGGCAGTTCTTGCCATCTCTGAGCGTGGTGGCTTGTTCCAAGCACCTGACTTTTATATGGATAAACTAGCTGCACCACCTGCCGCAAAAGGTCATGTAGATATCCGCAACACACCAACCAAAAATTTACAAATTCTTTCTGAATGTCTAGGTCGTGCGATCGAAGAATTAGTGGTCGTTGTTATGGATCGTCCTCGTCACAAATCCTTGATCTCCGAAATCCGTGCAGCAGGAGCTCGTGTACGTTTGATCAGCGATGGTGATGTATCGGCAGCAATTTGCTGTGGTTTTGCTGGTACAAACATCCATGCTTTGATGGGCATCGGTGCTGCTCCTGAAGGTGTCATCTCGGCAGCCGCAATGCGTTGCTTGGGTGGACATTTCCAAGGTCGTCTAGTTTATGATCCAGCCGAAGTTAATACACCTGAAAGTGCTAAGTGGACTCGCGAAGGTAACTTGCTTCGTCTCAAGGAAATGGGCATCGAAGATGGCGATAAGGTCTATGATGCTAACGAATTGGCTTGTGGTAAGGATGTCTTGTTTGCTGGATGTGGCATCACTCCTGGTACTTTAATGGAAGGTGTCCGTTTCTTTGCTGGCGGTTGCCGTACTCAATCTTTGGTAATCTCGACTCAATCGAAGACTGCTCGTTTTGTAGATACAATCCACTTGACTAGCGACAAGCCTAAGACTATTAATCTCCGTTAA